Proteins co-encoded in one Thermochromatium tepidum ATCC 43061 genomic window:
- a CDS encoding methyl-accepting chemotaxis protein, whose translation MLGLAEQSQSMGKVLGVIREIADQTNLLALNASIEAARAGEQGRGFAVVADEVRQLAQRTQRSIAEIEALIEALRKSSRSAVEVIQTNRDRAQQSVDHYGQAVQNLDAFAEAVVALTTTTHQIAAAAEEQSRMAEEIAVAIDQIAALAQDHAQAAELGFGQGERLSDLSRALREQVAYFRLN comes from the coding sequence GTGCTGGGTCTGGCTGAGCAGAGCCAATCCATGGGCAAGGTGCTTGGGGTGATCCGCGAGATCGCCGATCAGACCAATCTGCTGGCCCTAAACGCCTCGATCGAGGCCGCCCGTGCCGGCGAGCAGGGGCGCGGTTTTGCCGTGGTCGCCGACGAGGTGCGTCAGCTCGCCCAGCGTACCCAGCGCTCGATCGCCGAGATCGAGGCCCTGATCGAGGCGCTCAGAAAGAGCTCCCGCTCCGCGGTCGAGGTGATCCAGACCAATCGCGACCGCGCCCAGCAAAGCGTCGATCACTATGGCCAGGCGGTCCAAAACCTAGATGCCTTTGCCGAGGCGGTGGTGGCCCTGACCACTACGACCCATCAGATCGCCGCCGCCGCCGAGGAGCAGAGCCGCATGGCCGAGGAGATCGCCGTGGCCATCGATCAGATCGCGGCCCTGGCCCAGGATCATGCCCAGGCGGCTGAATTGGGATTCGGACAGGGAGAACGCCTCAGCGACCTCTCCCGGGCCCTCCGCGAACAGGTGGCCTACTTCCGGCTAAACTGA
- a CDS encoding zinc ribbon domain-containing protein has product MCPQTLSVREWTCPDCGSIHDRDANAAINLKKWPRVRLAAASPFSDKLIAR; this is encoded by the coding sequence GTGTGTCCTCAGACGCTGTCGGTGCGTGAGTGGACGTGTCCGGATTGCGGAAGTATCCACGATCGCGATGCGAACGCGGCGATCAATCTGAAAAAGTGGCCGAGAGTTCGGTTGGCGGCTGCCAGCCCTTTCAGCGACAAGCTGATTGCTCGGTGA
- a CDS encoding PP2C family protein-serine/threonine phosphatase: protein MDISFAPDPIALRSPFRSRSPASSSARVLAVDDSPDVLLQIDTALRADYSVYVANSGPRALEILEQVPNIDLILLDVLMPDPDGFATCRRIKTHPEWCRIPLIFLTALDQHQHEVEGLALGAVDYLSKPIIPDLLRARLATHLELARIRVELQQRVEELSEERALIEDILLRLRRDHAFDGRGLRYLMRPVERTSGDLCLAAWTPDGRQWVLVGDFTGHGLTAAMAGPLVRQILYQQCADNVPLATLIATLDRQLHDQLPTGRFMAAHIVEVTADRRFLHLANASMPEALLVSPAGDIEILASRSLALGIAPDARSHDSLQTLEVETGARLLLTSDGLLEATDPNGQPFGVERLVKAYIALMERQGPLEDLLEEVCHHRGQNSIDDDVLILELTL, encoded by the coding sequence ATGGATATTTCATTCGCACCTGACCCGATTGCTCTTCGATCGCCCTTTCGCTCCCGCTCGCCGGCCTCATCATCCGCCAGGGTCCTGGCCGTCGACGACAGCCCGGACGTCTTGCTCCAGATCGACACCGCCCTGCGTGCCGATTACTCGGTATATGTTGCCAACAGCGGTCCACGCGCGCTCGAGATCCTGGAACAGGTGCCCAACATCGATCTGATCCTACTCGATGTCCTGATGCCTGATCCGGATGGCTTTGCGACCTGCCGGCGCATCAAGACCCATCCCGAATGGTGCCGGATTCCGCTGATCTTTTTGACGGCCCTGGACCAACACCAGCATGAGGTCGAGGGGTTGGCGCTTGGCGCCGTCGACTATCTGTCCAAGCCGATCATCCCAGACCTGCTGCGCGCCCGGCTCGCCACCCACCTGGAATTGGCGCGCATCCGCGTCGAGCTCCAACAGCGGGTCGAAGAACTGTCCGAGGAACGCGCCCTGATCGAGGACATCCTGCTGCGTCTGCGCCGCGATCATGCCTTCGATGGGCGAGGGTTGCGCTATCTGATGCGTCCGGTCGAGCGCACGAGCGGCGACCTCTGTCTGGCGGCCTGGACCCCCGATGGCCGTCAATGGGTGCTGGTCGGCGATTTCACCGGTCACGGCCTGACGGCGGCCATGGCCGGACCCCTGGTCAGGCAGATCTTATACCAGCAATGCGCCGACAATGTCCCGCTCGCTACCCTGATTGCGACGCTCGACCGGCAGCTGCATGACCAGCTACCGACCGGGCGCTTCATGGCGGCGCACATCGTGGAAGTCACGGCGGACCGGCGCTTTCTGCATCTGGCGAATGCAAGCATGCCCGAGGCGTTGCTGGTGTCGCCTGCGGGCGACATCGAGATACTGGCATCGCGTTCGCTCGCACTTGGGATCGCGCCCGACGCCAGGTCGCACGATAGCCTCCAGACCCTGGAGGTCGAAACCGGGGCGCGGCTGCTGCTGACCAGCGACGGCCTACTGGAGGCGACCGATCCAAACGGACAGCCCTTCGGCGTAGAGCGCCTGGTGAAGGCCTACATCGCCCTGATGGAGCGACAGGGTCCGCTCGAAGATTTGCTGGAAGAGGTGTGCCATCATCGGGGCCAGAACTCGATCGACGACGATGTGCTCATCCTGGAGCTGACCCTGTAG
- a CDS encoding acetylxylan esterase — translation MSLHHPYPFDPTYGYDLESLLAVAAPPAPPDFADFWRARLDRALAIEPAPRLRVSALAHPGFCVYDLEYDSTDGVQIRGWLLTPRHQPQRIGLILGHGYGGIERPPLDLPRPDAAYLIPCFRGLGLSRHPPISEDPRWHVLHDIQDPNRYVLAGCVEDLWTGVTALLELIPELAGHLGYAGISLGGGLGAIALAWDARLGRGHLNVPTFGHQPLRLELPCIGSGEAVREFARAYGRLPEALHYLDAALAARHIRQPVHVAAARFDPVVPPPGQFAVYNAIPGDRRLFILEAGHCDYPRRRAQATELLSQLWAFFAPL, via the coding sequence ATGTCCCTTCACCATCCTTATCCCTTCGACCCCACCTATGGCTATGACCTGGAGTCCCTGCTCGCGGTGGCAGCACCGCCCGCGCCACCGGACTTTGCCGATTTTTGGCGCGCACGCTTAGACCGCGCCCTGGCCATCGAACCCGCTCCACGGCTGCGTGTTTCAGCACTGGCCCATCCTGGTTTTTGCGTCTACGACCTTGAATACGACTCCACCGATGGCGTCCAGATCCGGGGCTGGCTCCTGACCCCAAGGCACCAGCCGCAGCGCATCGGGCTGATCCTGGGACACGGCTACGGCGGGATCGAACGGCCACCGCTGGATCTGCCGCGCCCGGATGCCGCCTATCTCATCCCCTGCTTTCGCGGTCTGGGCTTAAGCCGCCACCCACCCATCTCGGAGGATCCGAGGTGGCATGTCCTGCACGACATCCAGGACCCGAACCGCTATGTCCTCGCTGGCTGCGTCGAGGACCTCTGGACCGGAGTCACGGCCCTGCTCGAACTGATCCCGGAACTTGCTGGACACCTCGGCTATGCCGGGATCAGCCTTGGCGGTGGACTGGGCGCCATCGCCCTGGCCTGGGACGCGCGCCTCGGGCGCGGTCATCTCAATGTGCCGACCTTCGGTCACCAGCCACTGCGACTCGAGCTGCCCTGTATCGGCAGTGGCGAGGCGGTGCGCGAGTTCGCCCGTGCTTACGGACGCCTACCCGAGGCGCTTCACTATCTCGATGCCGCGCTCGCCGCCCGTCACATCCGGCAACCGGTCCATGTGGCCGCCGCGCGCTTCGACCCTGTGGTGCCACCGCCCGGTCAGTTCGCCGTTTACAACGCGATCCCGGGCGACAGACGTCTGTTCATCCTGGAGGCCGGACATTGCGATTATCCGCGCCGGCGGGCCCAGGCGACTGAGCTGCTGAGCCAACTCTGGGCCTTCTTCGCCCCCCTGTGA
- a CDS encoding response regulator: MKQSIEIHPPWRSAELRTLLAIDDDPLALSIIDSALRGEFRVLIAQDGERGLELARREPRPDLILLDLMLPGLDGYAVCRLLREHPATQQVPVILLMSARSASWIGSCSNRDRSTTMNSSSSAGIPRSGPRSLADDTRAR; the protein is encoded by the coding sequence ATGAAACAGTCCATAGAGATACACCCGCCTTGGCGCAGCGCCGAACTGCGGACCCTGCTGGCGATCGACGACGACCCACTGGCCCTATCGATCATCGATAGCGCCCTGCGTGGTGAGTTTCGCGTCCTCATCGCCCAGGATGGCGAGCGCGGTCTTGAATTGGCCAGGCGCGAGCCCAGACCCGATCTGATCCTGCTCGACCTCATGTTGCCGGGTCTGGATGGTTATGCGGTCTGCCGGCTGTTACGTGAGCACCCTGCGACCCAACAGGTGCCGGTGATCTTACTGATGTCGGCAAGATCGGCATCCTGGATCGGATCCTGCTCAAACCGGGACCGCTCAACGACGATGAATTCGAGCTCGTCCGCCGGCATCCCGAGATCGGGGCCGCGATCCTTGGCGGACGACACGCGAGCGCGCTGA
- a CDS encoding RNA-guided endonuclease InsQ/TnpB family protein — MLIAHRIALDPNNVQATYFARAAGTARSAYNWALAEWKRQYEAWKADPSLPKPSQQSLRRQLNAIKREQFPWMLEVTKNAPQMAIIQLGQAFQNFFAGRARYPQFRKKGVHDRFTLTNDQFDIDGCRIRIPHLGWVRMRESLRFAGKLMSATVSRVADRWFVSITVDTPDTSHLPKAENQGAAGVDLGVSALATLSTGETIPGPKPHKALLDRLRRLSRSLSRKQKGSANRKKARARLAKLHARIANIRSDALHKLTTNLTRRFHTICIENLNVRGMMKNRHLARSIADMGFFEFRRQLEYKAAMRGGVVVVADRFFASSKTCSACGHKLDDLPLSVREWTCPDCGSIHDRDANAAINLKKVAESSVGGCQPFQRHADCSVTACGEAGSGLGRTLKTKPASAKQEVSFIPV, encoded by the coding sequence GTGCTGATTGCCCACCGCATCGCGCTCGATCCGAACAACGTGCAGGCGACGTATTTCGCTCGCGCCGCTGGCACAGCCCGCTCTGCCTACAACTGGGCGCTGGCCGAGTGGAAGCGCCAGTACGAGGCATGGAAAGCCGACCCTAGCCTGCCCAAGCCTTCGCAGCAGTCATTGCGCCGCCAGTTGAACGCCATCAAGCGCGAGCAGTTCCCTTGGATGCTCGAAGTCACGAAGAATGCGCCGCAGATGGCTATCATCCAGTTAGGTCAGGCGTTCCAGAACTTCTTCGCCGGTCGTGCCCGCTATCCGCAGTTTCGCAAGAAGGGCGTGCACGACCGCTTCACGCTCACCAACGACCAGTTCGACATCGACGGCTGCCGCATTCGCATCCCCCATCTGGGCTGGGTACGCATGCGCGAGTCGTTGCGTTTTGCTGGCAAGCTCATGTCGGCCACCGTCTCCCGTGTGGCCGACCGCTGGTTCGTCAGCATCACCGTGGACACGCCCGACACCTCGCACCTGCCCAAGGCCGAAAACCAAGGCGCGGCAGGCGTCGATCTGGGCGTGTCAGCACTCGCAACGCTCTCGACGGGAGAGACCATCCCAGGTCCAAAACCCCACAAGGCGCTGCTGGACCGATTGCGCAGGCTCTCGCGCAGCCTGAGTCGCAAGCAAAAAGGCTCGGCCAACCGCAAGAAGGCTAGGGCCAGACTGGCAAAGCTGCACGCCAGGATCGCCAACATCCGCTCGGATGCGCTGCACAAGCTCACCACCAACCTCACGCGCCGGTTTCATACCATCTGCATCGAGAACCTGAACGTGCGCGGCATGATGAAGAACCGCCATCTGGCGCGATCCATCGCCGACATGGGATTCTTCGAGTTCCGTCGGCAGTTGGAATACAAGGCGGCGATGCGCGGCGGCGTCGTGGTGGTGGCCGATCGCTTCTTTGCGAGCAGCAAGACGTGCTCGGCGTGTGGGCACAAGCTCGACGATTTGCCGCTGTCGGTGCGTGAGTGGACGTGTCCGGATTGCGGAAGTATCCACGATCGCGATGCGAACGCGGCGATCAATCTGAAAAAGGTGGCCGAGAGTTCGGTTGGCGGCTGCCAGCCCTTTCAGCGACACGCTGATTGCTCGGTGACGGCCTGTGGAGAGGCGGGCTCTGGTCTTGGGCGCACGCTCAAGACGAAACCGGCCTCTGCGAAGCAGGAAGTCAGCTTCATTCCTGTGTGA
- a CDS encoding CHAD domain-containing protein, whose product MQQRKTKTWVPLHAGLTVSEALAEILCHDFQVMLSWEDQARTWDNTEGVHQMRVSSRRMRAALSAFRTAVPKTVSQPWSDELRWIANQLGPARDLDVFIDEGLASVRHRLPLSGGERLEALARQRRALAYESVRAMLDSERYLAFKLDFPDWFGQAAWTRAELSPRERHRLARSIAHYARKRLDRLMHHVLEAGLGVDRDDPRQMHLLRIECKKLRYAAEFFAPIVPGLDDFIDRLKGLQDLLGALNDVAVTSELLADLLAEESDREVIRYAGALIGWRTHQAYDLLKDFEERWREFRRSERPW is encoded by the coding sequence ATGCAACAGCGTAAGACCAAGACTTGGGTCCCCCTGCATGCGGGGCTGACGGTGAGCGAGGCACTGGCCGAGATCCTGTGCCACGATTTCCAGGTCATGCTGTCCTGGGAGGATCAGGCGCGTACCTGGGACAACACCGAGGGCGTGCATCAGATGCGGGTCAGCTCGCGACGGATGCGCGCCGCCCTGTCGGCCTTCCGTACCGCGGTGCCCAAGACCGTCAGCCAACCCTGGAGCGATGAACTGCGCTGGATCGCCAACCAGCTCGGTCCGGCGCGGGATCTGGATGTCTTCATCGACGAGGGTCTGGCGTCCGTCCGCCACCGGCTGCCACTGAGCGGCGGCGAGCGGTTGGAGGCGCTCGCGAGGCAACGGCGGGCACTGGCCTATGAGTCGGTACGTGCGATGCTCGACAGCGAACGCTACTTGGCCTTCAAGCTGGACTTTCCAGACTGGTTCGGACAGGCGGCCTGGACCCGGGCCGAGCTATCGCCGCGGGAGCGTCACAGGCTCGCGCGCTCGATCGCGCACTATGCGCGCAAGCGCTTGGATCGGCTCATGCACCATGTGTTGGAGGCAGGACTGGGCGTGGATCGCGACGATCCGAGGCAGATGCATCTATTGCGCATCGAATGCAAGAAACTGCGGTATGCCGCCGAGTTCTTCGCCCCCATCGTCCCGGGGCTCGACGACTTCATCGATCGCCTGAAAGGGCTCCAGGACCTCTTGGGCGCACTCAACGACGTGGCGGTCACATCCGAGCTACTTGCCGATCTGCTCGCAGAGGAATCCGACCGCGAGGTCATCCGCTATGCGGGTGCCCTGATCGGCTGGCGTACTCATCAGGCTTACGATCTCCTGAAGGACTTCGAGGAGCGGTGGCGCGAGTTTCGGCGCAGCGAGCGGCCATGGTGA
- a CDS encoding esterase family protein translates to MNREYHRWYSHRLGRDMELLIFGHAGAKVLVFPTRDGRFYEYEDLRLVESVRHKIEAGQLQLYCVDSIDWESLYCFWCHPADRIRRHQAFEEYVLNEVLPLMALKNPHPCTIAHGCSLGAYHAVNIAFRHPHLFHKVAAFSGRYDLTLNVEHFRDLFDGYRDDLIYFHTPVHYLPGLGCPNRLAALRRMDIVLVIGREDPFLDNNRYLSRILWDKGIWHALHEWDGRAHQGYHWRRMAPLYL, encoded by the coding sequence ATGAATCGCGAGTATCACCGTTGGTATAGCCATCGGCTGGGTCGGGACATGGAACTGCTGATCTTCGGCCATGCCGGGGCCAAGGTGCTGGTCTTTCCGACCCGGGATGGGCGCTTCTATGAATACGAGGATCTGCGCCTGGTAGAATCGGTGCGCCACAAGATCGAGGCCGGCCAGCTCCAGCTCTACTGCGTCGATAGCATCGATTGGGAGTCGCTCTATTGTTTCTGGTGTCATCCCGCCGATCGCATCCGGCGCCATCAGGCCTTCGAGGAGTACGTCCTAAACGAGGTGCTGCCGTTGATGGCGCTGAAGAACCCGCACCCCTGCACCATCGCCCACGGGTGCAGCCTGGGCGCCTATCACGCCGTCAACATCGCCTTCCGTCATCCGCATCTCTTTCACAAGGTCGCCGCATTCTCGGGCCGCTATGACCTGACGCTCAACGTCGAGCACTTCCGCGATCTCTTCGATGGCTATCGCGACGATCTCATCTATTTCCACACGCCCGTGCATTATCTGCCGGGCCTTGGCTGCCCGAATCGGCTGGCGGCGCTCCGTCGGATGGATATCGTCCTGGTGATCGGACGGGAGGATCCCTTCCTCGACAACAATCGCTATCTAAGCCGGATTCTGTGGGACAAGGGGATCTGGCATGCGTTGCACGAATGGGATGGTCGCGCCCATCAGGGCTATCACTGGCGGCGGATGGCGCCGCTCTATCTTTAG
- a CDS encoding HAMP domain-containing protein — translation MTIRKSVTLAAILVTLMVATALILVAQASHLRLEQRLTQEAASGRALAWNQSLERLIEHMHTGMVDFERDFALRQALKEGDAQAVRQAVEALLNLVSEQGYFDRLAVFDLKNERLYSRDESGVSRDAQVLVEALGTDDQPKHGLGRSAQGEPVALLAFRMQVRKDPVGAVVFQKSLSPVLERLKAIQGAEIYLVGADGTLFAGTRPELLARLDLAWPALGQIDRQSRHSDGAIYTALFLPLLDVAGQPIAHLVTLADETQAALEQRRFERLAYAGVALLLILATLGLFYYMRHALSPLGAAIVTLSALAEGDLNVSFDTARQDEVGQLMRALQGMAERLRDIIGHLHVASSDLYASASDMVRLAEDSKIRFDRQKAETATVDNAVMYLANTAQQVAANTSRAVEVTTDAHQRIEHSRRILDRTTQIIATVPSDLLIPAHTGMKLTSCFAEAGFVLSVRPRPEPASPQAVTEQSACR, via the coding sequence ATGACGATCCGCAAAAGCGTTACCCTTGCCGCGATCCTCGTCACCCTGATGGTTGCCACGGCCCTGATCCTGGTTGCCCAGGCCAGCCATCTTCGGCTCGAGCAACGCCTCACCCAAGAGGCCGCCTCAGGCCGGGCCCTGGCCTGGAACCAAAGCCTAGAACGCCTAATCGAGCACATGCACACAGGCATGGTCGATTTCGAGCGCGACTTCGCGCTGCGCCAGGCGCTCAAAGAGGGCGATGCCCAGGCCGTGCGTCAGGCCGTCGAGGCCCTTCTCAACCTCGTAAGCGAGCAGGGGTATTTCGATCGGCTCGCCGTGTTCGACCTCAAGAACGAGCGGCTGTACAGCCGTGATGAGTCCGGCGTCTCCAGGGATGCGCAGGTCCTGGTCGAGGCCCTGGGCACCGACGATCAACCCAAGCACGGCCTTGGGCGAAGCGCCCAGGGTGAACCCGTCGCCCTACTGGCATTTCGGATGCAGGTGCGCAAAGACCCCGTCGGTGCGGTCGTGTTCCAGAAATCACTAAGCCCGGTCCTAGAACGCCTCAAGGCCATCCAGGGGGCCGAGATCTATCTGGTCGGCGCCGACGGGACGCTGTTTGCCGGCACGCGCCCGGAGCTACTGGCGCGCTTGGACCTCGCCTGGCCCGCCTTGGGCCAGATCGATCGCCAGAGCCGGCATAGCGATGGGGCCATCTATACGGCCCTGTTCCTGCCGCTCCTTGACGTCGCCGGACAGCCCATCGCGCATCTCGTCACCCTGGCCGATGAGACCCAGGCAGCGCTCGAACAGCGTCGCTTCGAGCGCCTCGCCTACGCGGGGGTGGCCCTGTTGCTGATCCTGGCCACCTTGGGCCTGTTCTATTACATGCGCCATGCCCTAAGCCCTTTGGGCGCAGCGATCGTCACCCTGTCTGCACTGGCCGAGGGCGACCTGAACGTCTCCTTCGACACCGCGCGCCAAGACGAGGTCGGTCAATTGATGCGCGCCCTACAGGGCATGGCTGAGCGCCTGCGCGACATCATCGGGCATCTACATGTTGCGAGCAGTGATCTCTATGCCTCGGCCAGCGACATGGTACGTCTGGCCGAGGACAGCAAGATCCGATTCGATCGCCAAAAGGCCGAGACCGCAACTGTCGATAACGCGGTCATGTACCTGGCCAATACTGCCCAGCAGGTCGCCGCCAACACCAGCCGCGCCGTCGAGGTGACCACCGATGCCCATCAGCGCATCGAACACAGCCGCCGCATCCTCGATCGAACCACTCAGATCATTGCAACCGTTCCATCAGACTTACTCATTCCTGCTCACACAGGAATGAAGCTGACTTCCTGCTTCGCAGAGGCCGGTTTCGTCTTGAGCGTGCGCCCAAGACCAGAGCCCGCCTCTCCACAGGCCGTCACCGAGCAATCAGCGTGTCGCTGA
- a CDS encoding VWA domain-containing protein — MSRGILDSTRVRLIATLSIPMLSLAGLEAAAQTPCTPGPDSVLVRFTYGSEKEDWIREVTATFNQRGERTASGKRICVEAIAKGSGESINEIKQGRAGPAEVHATSPASDLYVNLINHETQEEQGSELLKVEGFLVSSPVVIAAWEPVVDQLGPRDQIGWAELFKRASEGRLRYGQTNPETSNSGLSALVAQFYAGAEVESGRPVPRLSKAKVDDPRVRDFVAKIHQNVIHYGRSTGFYAEKMRDGGPRYADAVVIYESDVIQANHYIRTKGLGHPRLLAIYPREGTFVANHPFATVARDWVDADEEDGAKRYFAYLMSPETQAKALPYGFRPSVPLDVDPKVYGLVWNPDNGVQPFDSVHHFLATPSGDVVKAIRDAFRAIKNRSHVVLVLDRSGSMEARLYDAERGAQRTRMEMAVESANLLAASLQDQDRLSLLLYDYRVEYSDLTPKGHPIQMDATGKTRLAETLARVRPAGGTAMRTAIETAWKDLCASIKSDPADTSIRLIVVLTDGIDNASKVSESDLIARIGFARKDGRGGYLGDPACKIPVFGVAFGNEADDASLKTVTEASGGETRRGDSGDIREIFKRFSELL; from the coding sequence ATGAGCAGAGGCATTCTAGACTCGACCCGCGTGCGTCTCATCGCCACACTCAGCATCCCGATGCTATCCCTGGCTGGGCTGGAGGCCGCGGCCCAGACGCCCTGTACGCCAGGGCCAGACAGCGTCCTGGTCCGTTTTACCTATGGTTCGGAGAAGGAGGACTGGATCCGGGAAGTCACTGCGACCTTTAACCAGCGTGGCGAACGCACTGCCTCGGGCAAGCGGATCTGTGTCGAGGCCATCGCCAAGGGCTCGGGTGAAAGCATCAACGAGATCAAACAGGGCCGGGCCGGACCCGCCGAGGTCCATGCCACCAGCCCAGCCTCCGATCTCTATGTCAATCTGATCAACCACGAGACCCAGGAGGAGCAGGGATCCGAGCTGCTCAAGGTCGAGGGCTTCCTGGTGTCGTCCCCGGTCGTGATCGCCGCCTGGGAGCCTGTGGTCGACCAGCTCGGTCCGCGCGACCAGATCGGCTGGGCCGAGCTCTTCAAACGGGCCAGCGAAGGCCGTCTCCGCTATGGTCAGACCAATCCCGAGACCTCAAACAGCGGGCTCTCGGCCCTGGTCGCCCAGTTCTATGCCGGCGCCGAGGTCGAGTCCGGTCGTCCGGTGCCGCGTCTGTCCAAGGCCAAGGTCGATGACCCCAGGGTCCGTGACTTCGTGGCCAAGATCCATCAGAACGTCATCCACTATGGCCGCTCGACCGGCTTCTATGCCGAGAAGATGCGCGACGGCGGTCCCAGATACGCGGATGCGGTGGTCATCTACGAGAGCGACGTCATCCAGGCCAATCATTACATCCGCACCAAAGGACTGGGTCACCCCAGGCTTTTAGCCATCTACCCCCGCGAGGGCACCTTCGTCGCCAACCATCCCTTCGCCACTGTCGCGCGCGACTGGGTCGATGCCGACGAAGAGGACGGCGCCAAGCGCTACTTTGCCTATCTGATGTCGCCCGAGACCCAGGCCAAGGCCCTGCCCTATGGCTTCCGGCCCAGCGTGCCGCTCGACGTCGATCCCAAGGTCTATGGGTTGGTCTGGAATCCGGACAATGGGGTCCAGCCCTTCGACAGCGTGCATCACTTCCTGGCTACACCGAGTGGAGATGTGGTCAAGGCGATCCGCGATGCCTTCCGGGCGATCAAGAACAGATCGCACGTGGTGCTGGTACTCGACCGCTCCGGCAGCATGGAGGCCCGGCTCTACGACGCCGAGCGCGGGGCGCAGCGCACGCGCATGGAGATGGCGGTCGAGAGCGCCAATCTGCTTGCCGCCTCGCTCCAGGACCAAGACCGGCTGTCGCTCCTGCTCTATGACTACCGGGTCGAGTATTCCGACCTGACGCCCAAGGGCCATCCCATCCAGATGGACGCCACGGGCAAGACGCGCCTGGCCGAGACCCTCGCCAGGGTACGTCCAGCGGGTGGCACCGCGATGCGCACAGCGATCGAGACCGCCTGGAAGGATCTCTGCGCTTCCATCAAGTCCGATCCGGCGGACACCTCGATCCGGCTGATCGTGGTCCTGACCGATGGGATCGACAATGCCTCCAAGGTCTCCGAGTCCGATCTCATCGCGCGCATCGGTTTCGCACGCAAGGATGGACGAGGTGGCTATCTCGGCGATCCGGCCTGCAAGATCCCGGTATTTGGGGTCGCCTTCGGCAATGAGGCCGACGACGCCTCGCTTAAGACCGTCACCGAGGCGTCCGGCGGCGAGACGCGCCGCGGCGATTCGGGTGACATCCGCGAGATCTTCAAACGCTTCAGTGAGCTCCTGTGA